A DNA window from Anaerocolumna sp. AGMB13020 contains the following coding sequences:
- a CDS encoding putative heavy metal-binding protein, producing the protein MIITTTNTVEGRTITEYKGIVFGEVISGVNFIKDFAAGLSNFFGGRSSTYEDELIQARQNALREMEDRARSLGADAVVAVDVDYEVLGADNGMLMVTVSGTAVKLN; encoded by the coding sequence ATGATTATAACTACTACTAATACTGTCGAAGGAAGAACAATTACAGAGTACAAGGGAATTGTATTCGGAGAAGTAATATCCGGTGTTAACTTTATAAAAGATTTTGCAGCAGGACTCTCTAATTTCTTTGGCGGACGTTCTTCAACTTATGAAGATGAACTGATTCAGGCACGCCAGAATGCATTAAGAGAAATGGAGGATCGTGCCAGAAGCTTAGGTGCTGATGCCGTAGTTGCAGTTGATGTTGACTATGAAGTGTTAGGCGCTGACAATGGAATGCTGATGGTTACCGTTTCCGGTACTGCTGTTAAGTTGAATTAG
- the pflA gene encoding pyruvate formate-lyase-activating protein — MVKNMSADTNNTNENSKKIKELTGRVHSVESCGTVDGPGVRFVVFMQGCPLRCQFCHNPDTWDTGTGTIYKPDNLMNEIRRYKSYMAFSGGGVTFTGGEPLLQADFILEMSKRCKEEGISVAIDTSGYVFTEKVKEVLEYSDLVLLDIKNFDPTVYNKVTGVDLAPTLKFLEYTKEAGINTWVRYVLVPGLTDNIESIKALAKHLKNYTNISKIELLPFHKMGEYKWKELGYEYKLFDTNEPDKKLVKEVKDIFRSTGIPLAN; from the coding sequence ATGGTAAAAAATATGAGTGCAGATACGAACAATACAAACGAAAATAGCAAAAAAATAAAGGAGTTAACAGGACGTGTACATTCCGTAGAAAGCTGTGGAACAGTGGACGGACCGGGAGTCCGTTTTGTTGTCTTTATGCAAGGATGTCCATTGCGCTGTCAGTTCTGTCATAATCCGGATACCTGGGATACGGGGACGGGAACAATCTACAAACCGGATAATCTTATGAATGAAATCAGGAGATACAAGTCCTATATGGCTTTTTCAGGAGGAGGAGTTACTTTTACAGGCGGAGAACCCCTGCTTCAGGCAGACTTCATATTGGAAATGAGTAAGAGATGTAAGGAAGAGGGGATTTCAGTAGCTATAGATACCTCAGGTTATGTATTTACCGAGAAAGTTAAGGAAGTGCTTGAGTATTCAGATCTGGTACTGCTGGATATCAAGAATTTTGACCCTACAGTATACAATAAAGTGACTGGTGTGGACTTAGCTCCCACTCTTAAATTTCTTGAGTATACCAAAGAAGCAGGAATAAATACATGGGTACGTTATGTATTGGTGCCGGGACTTACGGATAATATAGAGTCTATAAAAGCCCTTGCAAAGCATCTGAAAAATTACACGAATATTTCGAAAATTGAATTGCTTCCTTTTCATAAAATGGGAGAGTATAAGTGGAAAGAGCTTGGGTATGAATATAAGCTGTTTGACACCAATGAGCCAGATAAAAAGCTTGTAAAAGAAGTAAAAGATATATTTAGGTCAACAGGAATACCGCTTGCCAACTAA
- a CDS encoding argininosuccinate synthase: MKEKVILAYSGGLDTTVIIPWLKENYDYDVVCVCIDVGQGNELDGLEERAKASGAVKLYIEDVVEEFVDDFVIPCVKAGAVYENKYLLGTSMARPVIAKRLVEIARIENATAICHGATGKGNDQVRFELGIKALAPDLKIIAPWRIWDISSREEEIEYCKNHGIDLPFSADNSYSRDRNLWHISHEGLELEDPANAPDYDHLLVLGVSPEKAPDAGETVSISFVKGIPAALNGKALKASEIIEALNEIGGKHGIGIVDIVENRVVGMKSRGVYETPGGTILMEAHTALEELILDRDTLAYKKGIGDKYADVVYEGKWFTPLREALQAFIDSTQEYVTGEVKLKLYKGNIIKQGTTSEYSLYNESIASFTTGELYNHKDAEGFINLFGLSLKVRAMKQQTIKE, encoded by the coding sequence ATGAAAGAGAAAGTAATATTGGCTTATTCCGGAGGTCTTGACACCACAGTAATTATACCCTGGTTAAAAGAGAACTATGATTATGATGTTGTATGCGTATGCATTGATGTAGGACAGGGTAACGAACTTGACGGCCTGGAGGAAAGAGCAAAAGCTTCCGGTGCAGTAAAGCTCTACATTGAAGACGTGGTAGAAGAATTTGTAGATGATTTTGTGATCCCCTGTGTAAAAGCCGGTGCTGTATATGAAAATAAGTATTTATTAGGCACTTCCATGGCAAGACCTGTTATAGCAAAACGTCTTGTTGAAATAGCAAGAATAGAGAATGCTACCGCTATCTGTCATGGTGCTACCGGCAAGGGTAACGACCAGGTTCGCTTTGAACTTGGTATCAAAGCTTTGGCTCCTGACCTTAAAATTATCGCTCCCTGGCGAATCTGGGATATCTCCTCTCGTGAAGAGGAAATTGAATATTGCAAAAACCACGGTATCGATCTTCCTTTCTCCGCTGATAACAGCTACAGCCGTGACAGAAATCTCTGGCATATCAGCCATGAAGGTTTAGAGCTTGAGGATCCTGCCAATGCTCCTGACTACGACCACCTTCTGGTACTTGGGGTATCACCTGAAAAAGCTCCTGATGCCGGTGAAACGGTAAGCATCTCCTTTGTAAAAGGAATACCTGCCGCCTTAAACGGCAAAGCTTTAAAGGCTTCAGAGATTATTGAAGCGCTTAATGAGATTGGCGGAAAACATGGAATAGGTATTGTAGATATCGTTGAGAACAGGGTTGTAGGCATGAAGTCCCGCGGTGTATATGAAACACCTGGCGGAACAATCTTAATGGAAGCCCATACTGCTTTAGAGGAGCTTATTTTAGACAGGGATACTCTGGCCTATAAAAAGGGTATTGGCGATAAATATGCAGATGTTGTATACGAAGGAAAATGGTTTACACCTTTAAGAGAAGCTCTGCAGGCCTTCATAGACTCAACCCAGGAGTACGTTACCGGTGAAGTAAAACTTAAACTCTATAAAGGAAATATTATTAAACAGGGAACTACTTCAGAGTACTCACTTTACAATGAAAGCATTGCTTCCTTTACCACCGGAGAGCTATACAATCATAAAGATGCTGAAGGTTTTATTAATCTCTTTGGACTCTCTTTAAAAGTGCGTGCCATGAAACAGCAGACTATAAAAGAATAA
- a CDS encoding Cof-type HAD-IIB family hydrolase: MAYEILVLDIDGTLTNSKKEISDKTYQSIMTVQERGHKVVLASGRPTPGILPLAKKLRLAEYGGYILSFNGAKIIDCTNGEIIFQQVLDRDYLPFLHNKAKENNVGILSYEGDCVITDSPIDKYMEIESRINGIPIKQIEDFPSYIQFDINKCLMTGDPDILRQIEPELKEHFKAFLNIYRSEPFFLEIMPKNIDKAFSLGKLLDYLGLSREQMISCGDGFNDISMIEYAGMGVAMANAQEIVKSKADYITLSNDEDGIAHVIEEFML; the protein is encoded by the coding sequence ATGGCTTACGAAATATTAGTTCTTGATATTGACGGAACATTGACCAACTCAAAAAAAGAAATCTCCGATAAAACCTATCAGTCCATTATGACTGTACAGGAAAGGGGACATAAGGTCGTACTGGCATCCGGAAGACCAACACCCGGTATTCTGCCCTTGGCTAAGAAACTTCGCCTGGCTGAATATGGGGGTTATATTTTATCCTTTAATGGTGCCAAAATAATAGACTGTACTAATGGGGAGATTATATTCCAGCAGGTTCTTGACCGGGATTATCTTCCTTTTCTTCATAATAAAGCAAAAGAAAATAACGTTGGTATACTATCCTATGAAGGCGACTGTGTAATAACAGATTCACCAATTGACAAATACATGGAAATTGAGTCTCGAATTAATGGTATTCCCATTAAACAAATCGAGGATTTTCCTTCCTATATACAATTTGACATAAACAAATGTCTGATGACAGGTGATCCTGATATCTTACGTCAAATAGAGCCCGAATTAAAAGAACACTTTAAAGCTTTCTTAAATATCTATCGTTCAGAGCCCTTCTTTCTGGAAATTATGCCGAAGAATATCGATAAAGCCTTTTCCCTTGGTAAACTACTGGATTATCTTGGTTTGTCCAGAGAACAAATGATTAGCTGCGGTGATGGATTTAATGATATCTCGATGATAGAGTATGCTGGAATGGGCGTAGCTATGGCAAATGCACAAGAAATCGTTAAGAGTAAGGCAGACTATATTACTTTATCCAATGACGAAGACGGCATAGCTCATGTAATTGAAGAATTTATGCTATAA
- a CDS encoding aspartate aminotransferase family protein produces the protein MEDYIKEAEELLMHTYSRYKIILDRGEGVYLYDINGKRYLDFGAGIAVFALGYGNEEYNAVLKNQIDKLLHTSNYFYNVPSITAADKLSKASGMDRVFFTNSGTEAIEGAIKLARKYYYKKHGTGDSQIIALHNSFHGRSMGALAVTGQPKYREAFEPLIGGVVFAELNSIDDIKNKINEKTCAILLEPIQGEGGVNPADSEYLQSLRKLCDEKDILLIFDEIQCGMGRTGEMFAWQGYGVKPDILTSAKALGCGVPVGAFAANEKAASAFEPGDHGTTYGGNPFTAAAVNAVFDQYEKLDLLPHVKKVSAYLEEKLEELVKSYEGIKERRGKGLLQGLEFHYPVKEIITKAMEENLILFSAGSNVVRFVPPLIITKEQVDEMIDILKKIID, from the coding sequence ATGGAGGATTATATTAAGGAAGCTGAAGAACTGTTAATGCACACCTACTCCAGATATAAAATTATTCTGGACAGAGGAGAAGGCGTATATCTGTATGATATCAACGGAAAGAGATACCTGGATTTCGGTGCCGGAATTGCAGTATTTGCTCTTGGCTACGGTAATGAAGAATATAATGCGGTATTAAAGAACCAAATTGATAAGCTGCTGCATACCTCGAATTATTTCTACAATGTACCGTCAATTACAGCAGCTGATAAGTTATCCAAAGCTTCTGGAATGGACAGAGTATTTTTTACCAACAGCGGAACAGAAGCCATTGAAGGCGCTATAAAGCTTGCCAGAAAATATTATTATAAGAAGCATGGCACAGGTGACAGTCAGATAATAGCCCTGCATAATTCTTTTCACGGCAGGAGCATGGGAGCACTAGCTGTAACAGGACAGCCTAAATACAGAGAAGCTTTTGAACCACTGATTGGCGGAGTGGTATTTGCGGAACTGAATTCCATAGATGATATAAAGAATAAAATAAACGAAAAGACCTGCGCAATCCTACTGGAACCCATACAGGGAGAAGGTGGTGTAAATCCTGCCGATTCAGAGTATCTGCAATCTTTAAGGAAGCTCTGTGATGAAAAGGATATTCTTTTAATCTTTGATGAAATTCAATGCGGTATGGGAAGAACCGGTGAAATGTTTGCCTGGCAGGGGTATGGTGTAAAGCCAGATATTCTAACCAGTGCGAAGGCGCTAGGCTGCGGTGTTCCCGTCGGAGCTTTTGCAGCAAATGAAAAGGCAGCTTCTGCTTTTGAACCGGGAGATCACGGTACTACGTATGGTGGCAATCCCTTCACTGCGGCAGCTGTTAATGCGGTATTCGACCAGTATGAGAAGCTTGATCTGCTTCCTCATGTGAAGAAAGTATCCGCATATCTGGAAGAGAAACTTGAGGAACTGGTAAAGTCCTATGAGGGAATCAAAGAGAGACGAGGGAAGGGACTCTTACAGGGACTTGAGTTTCATTATCCGGTCAAAGAGATTATTACCAAAGCAATGGAGGAAAATCTGATACTCTTTTCAGCGGGCAGCAATGTAGTAAGATTTGTACCGCCTTTAATAATAACTAAAGAGCAGGTTGATGAGATGATTGATATCCTGAAAAAAATCATCGACTAA
- a CDS encoding DMT family transporter encodes MGLFGFLMAIISGALMSIQGVFNTGVTKQTSVWVASSFVQFTAFIVCMLAWYVTGREGSFSGLFKIDSKYMLLGGAIGAFITFTVIKSVGTLGPAKAIMVIVTSQLIVAYLIELLGIFGADKVDFQWRKLIGVILVIGGILTFKWE; translated from the coding sequence ATGGGATTATTCGGATTCTTAATGGCGATTATTTCAGGTGCTCTTATGAGCATTCAAGGGGTATTTAATACCGGTGTAACCAAACAGACAAGTGTATGGGTGGCTTCAAGCTTTGTTCAGTTTACTGCATTTATCGTCTGTATGCTTGCCTGGTATGTAACAGGACGTGAAGGGAGTTTTTCAGGACTGTTTAAAATCGATAGTAAATATATGCTTTTAGGAGGTGCCATCGGAGCCTTTATCACCTTTACCGTTATTAAGAGTGTTGGTACCCTTGGACCGGCAAAAGCAATTATGGTAATTGTCACCTCTCAGCTCATTGTAGCATATCTTATCGAACTTCTTGGAATCTTTGGAGCTGATAAAGTGGACTTTCAGTGGAGGAAGCTGATTGGTGTAATTCTTGTAATTGGTGGCATTTTAACCTTTAAATGGGAGTAA
- a CDS encoding GGDEF domain-containing response regulator, which produces MEKDTILVVDDSEIICTIIKDILESPSLHISIAHSGEESISIAKNIRPTLILLDIMMTGIDGYETCKILKSFQETKDIPIIFITGNNDSESVLHGFEVGAADYVSKPFIPEELKARVKVHMQNVKSQRELQHLMKELKEMAITDYLTKLYNRRYFMEELHNYVESVNSEFALILFDVDNFKTINDTYGHTAGDMVLVSISNIFRLILREEDTASRWGGEEFLVFLQDISMNDAVKIADKLRREVERYTFVFEGVYFHCTITGGIIQYDRTLSVEKNITCADQALYQGKSLGKNLCISYQPA; this is translated from the coding sequence ATGGAGAAAGATACCATCTTGGTAGTTGATGACAGTGAGATAATATGTACAATAATAAAGGATATACTTGAATCCCCGTCATTGCACATATCTATTGCCCATTCTGGTGAGGAAAGTATATCTATTGCTAAGAATATCCGACCTACATTGATATTACTGGATATCATGATGACTGGTATCGATGGTTATGAAACCTGCAAAATCCTTAAAAGCTTTCAGGAAACCAAGGATATACCTATTATATTTATAACCGGAAATAACGATTCCGAATCAGTACTTCATGGCTTCGAGGTAGGTGCAGCTGATTACGTCTCCAAACCCTTTATTCCAGAAGAGCTGAAAGCTCGTGTCAAAGTTCATATGCAGAATGTAAAGAGCCAGCGAGAACTTCAGCATTTAATGAAGGAACTCAAAGAAATGGCCATAACAGATTATCTGACGAAGCTCTATAACCGAAGATATTTCATGGAGGAGCTTCATAATTATGTAGAGTCTGTTAACTCTGAATTTGCATTGATTCTGTTTGATGTTGATAATTTTAAAACAATTAATGATACCTACGGCCACACTGCCGGTGACATGGTTTTGGTAAGTATCTCCAATATATTCAGACTTATCCTTAGGGAAGAAGATACTGCAAGCAGATGGGGCGGAGAAGAATTCCTTGTATTTCTACAGGATATAAGTATGAACGATGCTGTGAAAATTGCGGATAAGCTACGCAGGGAAGTTGAAAGATATACCTTCGTTTTTGAAGGAGTATACTTCCACTGTACGATTACCGGTGGAATTATACAATATGACAGAACTCTTTCTGTCGAAAAAAATATAACCTGTGCTGATCAGGCATTATACCAAGGTAAATCCCTTGGAAAGAATTTATGTATCAGTTATCAGCCTGCTTAG
- the argB gene encoding acetylglutamate kinase, whose translation MDQILIKAQTLIEALPYIQKFNKKKVVVKYGGSAMLDEELQLNVIKDVALLKLIGMQPIIVHGGGKEISKWVSLLGHESTFVEGLRVTDEQTMEVAEMVLGKVNKNLVQMIEKLGVKAVGITGKDGSTLKVEKRFVNGQDIGYVGNITEVSADLINTLIDNNFIPVIAPIGLDDNYHAYNINADDAACAVATAIGAEKLAFLTDIEGVYTDPADKNTLISVLTLEKADELIQEGFIGGGMLPKLKNCIDAVRGGVSRVHILDGRMEHCLLLEFFTNRGIGTAIINNESILFEHEMAK comes from the coding sequence ATGGATCAGATACTTATAAAAGCGCAGACTCTCATCGAAGCGCTTCCCTATATACAGAAATTCAATAAAAAGAAGGTTGTAGTTAAGTACGGCGGCAGTGCTATGCTTGATGAAGAGCTTCAATTAAATGTGATAAAGGATGTGGCCCTGCTGAAACTTATCGGAATGCAGCCCATTATCGTTCACGGTGGAGGAAAGGAAATTTCAAAGTGGGTGAGCCTGCTGGGACATGAATCCACTTTTGTAGAAGGTCTTCGTGTAACAGATGAGCAGACAATGGAAGTTGCAGAAATGGTGCTTGGTAAGGTAAATAAGAACCTGGTTCAGATGATTGAAAAGCTGGGAGTAAAAGCGGTTGGTATAACCGGTAAAGACGGCTCCACTCTGAAAGTGGAAAAGAGATTTGTAAATGGTCAGGACATCGGATATGTGGGAAATATTACAGAAGTTTCAGCTGACTTAATCAATACCCTTATTGATAATAATTTCATACCGGTTATCGCTCCTATTGGTCTGGATGATAATTACCACGCTTACAACATCAATGCGGATGATGCGGCCTGTGCCGTGGCAACAGCTATTGGGGCGGAAAAACTGGCATTCCTTACAGATATAGAAGGCGTCTATACAGATCCGGCTGATAAAAATACCTTAATCTCTGTACTGACCCTTGAAAAAGCAGATGAACTTATTCAGGAGGGTTTTATAGGAGGCGGAATGCTCCCAAAACTAAAGAATTGTATCGATGCCGTAAGAGGCGGAGTATCCAGAGTACATATACTGGACGGAAGAATGGAACATTGCCTGCTTCTGGAGTTCTTTACCAACAGGGGAATAGGTACTGCAATTATTAACAATGAAAGTATTTTGTTTGAACATGAAATGGCGAAATAA
- the argJ gene encoding bifunctional glutamate N-acetyltransferase/amino-acid acetyltransferase ArgJ yields MEIIKGGVTAPKGYKAAGIYAGIKKKKKDMALVYSTVPANAAGTFTTNLVKAAPVIWDMKIIEEYGKAQAVVLNSGVANACTGELGTENNEKMAVFMAEELGLKKEEVLTASTGVIGKQLPIDIIGEGCKLLMSNLGDEIAYGDLAAEAIMTTDTFAKQYAVVFEIDGITVTLGGMAKGSGMIHPNMATMLGVITTDLAISRELLLTAIREDVKDSFNMVSVDRDTSTNDSLIILANGLAGNKELTATDSNYKIFTQALRKVTTELSKMMASDGEGATKLFECTVKGADSKDQAVMLSKSIITSNLVKTAVYGNDANWGRILCAMGYAGVAFDPDKVDLFIESSAGTLKLVENGMATDYSEETATEILKQKEVKAIADIKSGSCEATAWGCDLTDGYIRINADYRS; encoded by the coding sequence ATGGAAATTATTAAAGGAGGAGTAACAGCTCCCAAAGGATATAAAGCAGCGGGTATCTATGCAGGTATTAAAAAGAAGAAAAAAGATATGGCATTGGTATACAGTACGGTGCCTGCAAATGCTGCGGGAACTTTCACCACGAACCTGGTCAAAGCAGCTCCGGTTATCTGGGATATGAAAATCATAGAAGAATATGGGAAAGCCCAGGCGGTTGTGTTAAACAGCGGTGTAGCCAATGCCTGTACCGGTGAGTTAGGAACCGAGAACAATGAAAAAATGGCTGTCTTTATGGCTGAAGAGCTAGGTCTTAAGAAAGAAGAAGTTTTAACTGCCTCAACAGGTGTTATCGGTAAACAGCTTCCCATTGATATTATCGGTGAGGGCTGTAAACTTTTAATGTCTAACCTGGGAGATGAGATAGCATATGGTGATTTAGCGGCAGAAGCAATAATGACTACTGATACCTTTGCCAAGCAGTATGCAGTGGTCTTTGAAATTGACGGTATAACCGTTACCTTAGGAGGTATGGCAAAAGGCTCAGGAATGATTCATCCTAATATGGCGACCATGCTTGGAGTTATTACCACAGATCTTGCCATCAGCAGGGAGCTATTGTTAACTGCCATCAGAGAGGATGTTAAGGATAGTTTTAATATGGTGTCGGTTGACAGGGATACCTCTACGAATGACTCTCTCATTATTTTAGCCAATGGTCTTGCAGGTAATAAAGAACTCACAGCAACAGACAGTAACTATAAGATTTTTACGCAGGCACTTCGTAAGGTAACCACAGAATTATCTAAAATGATGGCATCAGATGGTGAAGGGGCTACCAAATTATTTGAATGTACGGTAAAGGGTGCCGACAGCAAAGACCAGGCAGTAATGTTAAGCAAATCCATTATAACCTCCAACCTTGTAAAGACTGCAGTATACGGAAATGATGCCAACTGGGGCCGAATCCTTTGTGCCATGGGATATGCGGGAGTAGCTTTTGACCCGGATAAAGTTGATCTTTTTATTGAAAGCTCTGCAGGTACGCTTAAACTCGTTGAAAATGGAATGGCAACTGATTACAGCGAAGAGACCGCCACTGAAATATTAAAGCAAAAGGAAGTGAAGGCCATTGCAGATATTAAGAGCGGCTCTTGTGAAGCCACAGCCTGGGGGTGTGATCTGACAGACGGTTACATCAGAATAAACGCAGATTACCGTTCATAA
- a CDS encoding Maf family protein: MYKIILASGSPRRKEILAQAGVDFEVIVSNVSEESDEKEPVALVEELAAMKATAIEQEITADYGKVLILSADTLVFLEGAPLGKPKDKEDAFQMLRSLSGRAHEVYTGVSVIIKEAEGERKQLIFHQRSIVKVAELTDNEIDHYLATGEAFDKAGAYGIQGSFAIHIEGIEGEYYNIVGLPISKIYHELLKEGIDIVNNF; this comes from the coding sequence ATGTATAAGATTATATTGGCATCCGGTTCGCCGAGAAGAAAAGAAATATTAGCACAGGCCGGGGTAGATTTTGAAGTAATCGTGAGCAATGTTTCAGAAGAGTCCGATGAGAAAGAGCCGGTAGCGCTGGTGGAAGAACTTGCTGCCATGAAGGCGACAGCTATTGAGCAGGAAATAACAGCAGATTATGGAAAAGTTCTTATATTAAGTGCTGATACACTTGTATTTTTAGAGGGTGCACCATTGGGAAAACCAAAAGATAAAGAGGATGCATTCCAGATGTTGAGAAGCCTTTCCGGCAGAGCCCATGAAGTTTATACAGGTGTTTCTGTTATCATAAAGGAAGCAGAAGGAGAAAGAAAGCAATTGATCTTTCACCAGAGAAGCATTGTAAAGGTTGCAGAGTTAACAGATAATGAGATCGATCATTATCTGGCAACGGGAGAAGCCTTTGATAAAGCCGGTGCCTATGGGATTCAGGGAAGCTTTGCTATTCATATTGAAGGGATTGAGGGTGAATATTATAACATAGTAGGACTTCCTATTTCGAAAATATACCATGAACTTTTAAAGGAAGGAATTGATATCGTAAATAATTTTTAA
- the pflB gene encoding formate C-acetyltransferase encodes MREEWNGFTPGSWTTDVNVRSFIQHNYTPYEGDGSFLAGATEKTKKLWDKVLELMKVETEKGIVDAETSRPSTITTFDAGYLDKDNEVIVGFQTDKPLKRGIMPNGGIRVVKSALESYGYTLDSRTEDVYTNLRKTHNDGVFAAYTDSMKKARHTGIITGLPDAYGRGRIIGDYRRVALYGVDFLIQEKVDQKKLLERNTLESPEILLREEISEQIKALKELKAMAARYGFDISNPAKNSHEATQWTYFAYLGAVKEQDGAAMSLGRVTTFLDIYYERDLQNGLITEEEIQEIMDHFVMKLRMVRFLRTPAYNDLFSGDPTWVTEAIGGMGVDGRTLVTKSSFRVLHTLYNLGPAPEPNLTVLWSTFLPQGFKDFCAKVSIDTSSIQYESDDIMRDVWGDDYAIACCVSAMRVGKQMQFFGARANLAKALLYAINGGKDEKTGEQVGPMFEPVRGDYLEYDELISKFDQTMEWLAELYINTLNVIHYMHDKYNYERLQMALHDISILRTEACGIAGLSVVADSLSAVKHAKVKIIRNEAGLAVDYEIEGEYPAYGNNDDRVDQIAVDIVEKFMNKLRKFKTYRDAKHTLSVLTITSNVVYGKKTGNTPDGRKAGEPFAPGANPMHGRDKKGAVASMASVAKLPYKHAEDGISYTFSIVPKALGKESDERVTNLVGLLDGYFFDKGHHINVNVFDRETLLDAMDHPEKYPQLTIRVSGYAVNFIKLSKEQQLDVINRTFHER; translated from the coding sequence ATGAGAGAAGAATGGAATGGTTTTACACCCGGAAGTTGGACGACAGACGTTAATGTCAGAAGCTTCATTCAACATAATTATACACCCTACGAAGGAGACGGTTCCTTCCTAGCAGGAGCAACCGAGAAAACCAAGAAACTTTGGGATAAAGTTCTGGAATTAATGAAGGTGGAGACAGAGAAAGGAATTGTGGATGCTGAGACATCAAGACCTTCCACTATTACCACTTTTGATGCAGGATACCTGGATAAAGATAACGAAGTTATCGTAGGTTTTCAGACAGATAAGCCTTTAAAAAGAGGAATCATGCCGAACGGTGGTATTCGTGTTGTAAAGAGCGCCCTTGAGTCCTATGGATACACACTGGATTCAAGAACAGAAGATGTTTATACCAATTTAAGAAAGACTCATAATGACGGTGTTTTCGCCGCTTATACCGATTCTATGAAAAAAGCAAGACATACTGGTATCATTACAGGTCTTCCCGATGCATACGGCAGAGGTCGTATAATCGGAGATTACAGAAGAGTTGCTCTTTATGGTGTGGATTTCCTTATTCAGGAGAAAGTTGACCAGAAGAAACTCCTTGAGAGAAATACTCTGGAATCCCCTGAAATCCTTTTAAGAGAAGAAATTTCCGAACAGATCAAAGCTTTAAAAGAATTAAAGGCAATGGCTGCAAGATACGGATTTGATATCAGCAACCCTGCAAAGAATTCCCATGAAGCTACACAGTGGACCTATTTCGCTTATCTTGGAGCTGTTAAGGAGCAGGACGGAGCCGCAATGAGCCTTGGTCGTGTAACTACTTTCCTTGATATCTACTATGAGCGTGATTTACAAAATGGTCTAATTACAGAAGAAGAGATTCAGGAAATCATGGATCATTTCGTTATGAAGTTACGTATGGTGCGTTTCTTACGTACACCTGCTTACAATGATTTATTCTCAGGAGATCCTACCTGGGTAACAGAAGCAATCGGCGGTATGGGTGTTGACGGACGTACGCTTGTAACTAAGAGCAGTTTCCGTGTTCTTCATACCTTATACAACTTAGGACCCGCTCCCGAACCTAATCTTACGGTACTCTGGTCAACCTTCTTACCTCAGGGCTTTAAGGATTTCTGTGCCAAGGTTTCCATTGACACAAGTTCTATCCAGTATGAGAGTGATGACATCATGAGAGATGTATGGGGCGATGATTATGCAATTGCCTGCTGTGTATCTGCCATGAGAGTTGGTAAGCAGATGCAGTTCTTCGGAGCTCGTGCAAACCTTGCCAAGGCTTTACTTTACGCTATCAATGGCGGTAAAGATGAGAAGACCGGTGAGCAGGTAGGACCTATGTTTGAGCCTGTACGCGGTGATTATTTAGAGTATGACGAGTTAATCAGTAAATTTGACCAGACCATGGAATGGCTTGCTGAATTATATATCAATACATTAAATGTTATTCACTATATGCATGATAAATACAACTATGAGCGTTTACAGATGGCTCTTCACGATATCTCAATTTTACGTACGGAAGCTTGCGGTATTGCAGGACTTTCTGTAGTAGCTGACTCCTTATCTGCAGTAAAACACGCTAAGGTTAAGATTATCCGTAATGAAGCGGGTCTTGCAGTGGACTATGAGATCGAAGGCGAATATCCTGCATACGGTAATAATGATGATCGTGTTGATCAGATAGCAGTTGATATTGTTGAGAAATTTATGAATAAGCTTCGTAAATTCAAGACTTACCGTGATGCAAAGCATACTCTTTCTGTATTAACAATTACTTCTAACGTAGTTTACGGTAAGAAGACAGGTAATACACCTGATGGAAGAAAAGCAGGAGAGCCTTTTGCACCCGGTGCCAACCCTATGCACGGAAGAGATAAGAAAGGTGCTGTTGCATCAATGGCATCTGTTGCAAAGCTGCCTTATAAGCATGCAGAAGATGGTATTTCCTATACCTTCTCTATCGTACCGAAGGCATTAGGTAAGGAATCAGATGAAAGAGTAACAAACCTTGTTGGTTTATTAGACGGATACTTCTTTGATAAAGGTCATCATATCAATGTTAACGTATTTGACAGAGAGACATTATTAGATGCTATGGATCATCCTGAAAAGTATCCTCAGCTTACTATTCGTGTTTCCGGTTATGCCGTTAATTTCATCAAGCTGAGCAAAGAGCAGCAGTTAGATGTAATCAATCGTACTTTCCACGAGAGGTAA